The window GTACCAGATGAAGGACGCCTTCATCGTGCCCAGGGGAAACCCGAAGAAGCTGCGCACCTACGCCGACATCGCCCGCACCGGCGCCCGGATGGCGACCGGCATCGGCTACGCGGAGATCGACTACGCCAAGGAGGCCGGGGTGAAGCACATCGACACCCTGCCGGACCAGCTGGCCGGTCTCCTCGCCGTCGAACAGGGGCGCGTCGACGTGTTCGCGGGCACCGCCGTCACGGTGCGGAACGTGGTCGAGCAGACCGGGAGCACGAAGGCGGAGGCGACCGACGAGGTCACCCCGCTCGTGGACGGCAAGCCGGTCATCGACGTCGGCGGCTTCGCGTTCCGCATGCCCGAACGGAATCTGCGGGACGCCTTCAACCGCGAGCTGCACAAGATGAAGCGGAGCGGGGAGCTGCTGGAGGTCATGCGGCCCTTCGGGTTCACGAAGGACCAGATGACCGACATCAGGGCAGAGGAGAAGTGCCGCTCATGAGCGCCTTGAACGACACGGCGCACATGAGCGCCGCCCACGAGGTGACCACCGCCGGGCCTGCCCATGAGGTCACCACCGCCGGGCTCCTCGACGACTTCGCCTTCAGTTCGGGTCTGTGGGAGCTGCTGCTGCGCGGTGTGTGGATCACCGTCCAGCTGACCGTGTACGGCGCGGCCCTCGGCGCCGCCGTCGCCTTCGCCGTGGGCC is drawn from Streptomyces bottropensis ATCC 25435 and contains these coding sequences:
- the ehuB gene encoding ectoine/hydroxyectoine ABC transporter substrate-binding protein EhuB; translated protein: MARLHAHDRKSRHPSRPGIPRRTLLTGTAALVGTGAVVGASSGCSRVATADTGDGGQLLQQLRAKGTVRLGIAGEQPYGYIGKDGQVTGSAPAIATRIFRRLGVDHVEPFPTEFGSLIFGLNSLQYDVVAAGMYINPERCDQVLFADPEYQMKDAFIVPRGNPKKLRTYADIARTGARMATGIGYAEIDYAKEAGVKHIDTLPDQLAGLLAVEQGRVDVFAGTAVTVRNVVEQTGSTKAEATDEVTPLVDGKPVIDVGGFAFRMPERNLRDAFNRELHKMKRSGELLEVMRPFGFTKDQMTDIRAEEKCRS